ATGACCGAGCCGTTGAAGCAGTGGGTGAACGAGAAGCATACGAACGCTCATGAGGCAGCAGATCCTGCGGCAGACACGGAAGCGGACGCGGAGTAACATACTGAAGTGGATCGTAGGGGAGACTGGATGATATTCTGTTGAGAATACATTCAGTTTCTTTTTTGTTTAAGAAATTTAAAATTTTTTTGCACAGCGTGTTGACCTTAACGTTACGTAAAGGTGTACATTGATGTTGTCAGGAGGTGAGAAACCATGGAATACACGGTGCAGAAGCTTGGAAGGTTGGCAGGAATAAGTACCCGGACGCTCCGTTATTACGATGAGATCGGTATTCTGAAGCCGGCCAGAATCAACTCGTCGGGATATCGGATCTATGGGCAGGAGGAGGTCAATCAATTGCAGCAGATCTTGTTTTACCGGGAGCTCGGGCTTCAATTGGACGATATCAAAGAGATTATGACTTCACCATCCTTCAACCGAATCAAGGCGCTCCAAGAACACCATGCGCAGCTCCTAGACAAAAGAAGGCAATTGGATTTGCTGATTACCAATGTGGAGAACACGATCGCCTCCGCCGAAGGGAGAATAACCATGAGTGACCAAGAGAAATTTGAAGGATTCAAGCAGAAGCTGATTGATGATAATGAGAAGAAATACGGTAAGGAGATTCGCGAGAAGTATGGCGATGAGATTGTAAATAAATCCAATGCCCAGCTGAAAAATATGACGCAAGAACAGCATGAGGAAATAACGCGCCTAGCTGATGAGCTGTACGAGACGCTGGCCGAAGCGTTTAAGCAAGGCGATCCTGCCAGTGAGCTGGCCCAGAAGGCGGCCGATCTTCACAAGCGCTGGCTCACTTATTATTGGAACGATTACAGCAAAGAGGCCCACGCAGGTCTCGCCCAGATGTATGTTGACGATGAGCGCTTTACCGCTCATTACGATGAGAAGCAGCCTGGAACGGCGGTATTCCTCC
This Paenibacillus sp. JZ16 DNA region includes the following protein-coding sequences:
- a CDS encoding MerR family transcriptional regulator, which gives rise to MEYTVQKLGRLAGISTRTLRYYDEIGILKPARINSSGYRIYGQEEVNQLQQILFYRELGLQLDDIKEIMTSPSFNRIKALQEHHAQLLDKRRQLDLLITNVENTIASAEGRITMSDQEKFEGFKQKLIDDNEKKYGKEIREKYGDEIVNKSNAQLKNMTQEQHEEITRLADELYETLAEAFKQGDPASELAQKAADLHKRWLTYYWNDYSKEAHAGLAQMYVDDERFTAHYDEKQPGTAVFLRDAILVYTGMNSSS